From one Sphingobacteriales bacterium genomic stretch:
- a CDS encoding cytochrome c maturation protein CcmE: MKRTHIIALLFIAVLVASLTAMLGKGFSRYDSFESSYAKKGKEFTVVGYLNKEKAIEYDPTIDPNKFSMYVIDERKVEKKVIVLKAKPRDIEKSEKIVITGKMKGDVFEANDILLKCPSKYKNREAQANNGNDI; the protein is encoded by the coding sequence ATGAAACGAACACATATCATTGCCCTTCTTTTTATTGCCGTATTGGTGGCTTCCCTGACAGCTATGCTGGGGAAAGGATTTAGCCGTTATGACAGCTTTGAATCTTCTTATGCTAAAAAAGGGAAAGAGTTCACGGTCGTGGGGTATCTTAATAAGGAAAAGGCTATTGAATACGATCCTACAATTGATCCCAATAAATTTTCCATGTATGTGATTGATGAAAGAAAAGTGGAGAAAAAAGTGATTGTCTTAAAAGCCAAACCCAGAGATATCGAAAAATCGGAAAAGATAGTTATCACCGGAAAAATGAAAGGCGATGTTTTTGAGGCAAATGATATTTTGCTGAAATGCCCTTCAAAATATAAAAACAGAGAGGCGCAGGCGAATAATGGAAATGATATATAA
- the folE gene encoding GTP cyclohydrolase I FolE → MNDMVLNNGTVITPNPTLESHYVEILKLIGEDPAREGLLKTPHRVGKAMQYITHGYNIDPKSILQSALFHEDQKEMVIVKDIELYSMCEHHMLPFFGKAHVAYIPNGTITGLSKIARVVDAYARRLQVQERLTTQIRDCIQDALNPLGVAVVIEARHMCMMMRGVQKQNSTTTTSAFTGEFEKQATRSEFVKLISAKLS, encoded by the coding sequence ATGAATGATATGGTATTAAATAATGGAACGGTCATTACACCGAATCCAACACTGGAAAGTCATTATGTAGAAATCCTGAAACTGATAGGTGAAGACCCTGCACGCGAAGGGTTATTAAAAACACCCCACCGCGTAGGAAAGGCGATGCAATACATCACTCACGGTTATAATATCGACCCGAAATCAATTCTGCAGTCTGCCCTTTTTCATGAAGATCAGAAAGAGATGGTTATTGTGAAAGATATTGAGTTGTATTCCATGTGTGAACATCATATGCTGCCGTTTTTTGGCAAAGCACATGTGGCTTATATCCCGAACGGAACCATCACCGGCCTGAGCAAAATCGCCCGGGTGGTGGATGCTTATGCCCGTCGATTACAGGTGCAGGAACGACTGACGACACAAATCAGGGATTGCATTCAGGATGCTTTGAATCCATTGGGGGTGGCTGTGGTGATTGAAGCCAGGCACATGTGTATGATGATGCGCGGGGTCCAAAAGCAAAATTCCACCACCACTACCTCTGCTTTTACCGGCGAATTTGAGAAACAGGCTACCCGCTCGGAATTTGTCAAATTGATCAGCGCCAAATTATCTTAA
- a CDS encoding single-stranded DNA-binding protein, with amino-acid sequence MSAIRNQVQLIGNLGKKPEIKTFGQDKKMATFSIATSDYYYDNKGERQQQTQWHNVIVWGKQAETVEKYLDKGSEIALNGKITYRHYDDKNGNKRTLTEVVASDFLLLSKKN; translated from the coding sequence ATGTCAGCAATCAGAAATCAAGTACAGTTAATCGGAAACTTGGGAAAAAAACCAGAAATCAAAACCTTTGGACAGGACAAAAAAATGGCAACCTTCAGCATCGCTACGTCCGACTATTATTATGATAATAAAGGCGAGCGTCAGCAGCAGACTCAGTGGCACAATGTTATCGTATGGGGCAAGCAGGCAGAAACGGTTGAAAAATACCTGGACAAAGGCAGTGAAATTGCACTGAACGGAAAGATTACGTACCGTCACTACGATGATAAAAATGGCAACAAGCGCACGCTTACTGAAGTGGTAGCCAGTGACTTTCTTTTACTGAGCAAGAAAAACTAA
- a CDS encoding alpha/beta hydrolase — translation MNTKGLVFFLHGTLNHIQHHLPKADIFIRHNYDVVIMDYPTYGKSKGRLTEDLLHQVVEITFRKTLEALNYSGKVILVGRSLGTALASKLATKIHPEKLILISPYYNMPDLFQHKVKLFPFKRLKFKLENDRFLKEVACDTYIFHGSRDKLIPIQLSQKLIPLLKTEKYFIEIPDADHFNVHETEIYQNTIKNILL, via the coding sequence CTGAATACCAAAGGTCTGGTTTTTTTTCTGCATGGTACCCTGAATCATATACAACACCATTTGCCTAAAGCGGATATTTTCATTCGGCACAATTATGATGTGGTTATCATGGATTATCCGACTTATGGAAAAAGCAAAGGCAGACTGACGGAAGATCTGCTGCATCAGGTTGTGGAAATTACTTTTAGAAAAACATTGGAGGCATTAAACTATTCCGGTAAGGTGATTCTGGTTGGCCGTTCGCTCGGTACGGCTTTGGCCAGCAAACTGGCCACTAAAATCCATCCGGAAAAGCTTATCCTGATTTCTCCATATTATAACATGCCTGATTTATTTCAGCATAAAGTGAAATTGTTTCCGTTTAAACGGTTGAAATTTAAACTGGAAAATGACCGTTTTTTAAAGGAGGTAGCCTGTGATACCTATATTTTTCATGGGAGCAGGGATAAACTGATTCCCATTCAACTATCCCAAAAGCTGATTCCTCTCTTAAAAACGGAAAAATACTTCATAGAAATCCCCGATGCGGATCATTTTAATGTCCATGAAACAGAAATTTATCAAAATACGATAAAAAATATCCTTTTATAA
- a CDS encoding glutathione peroxidase — MKYKLIKLSAVVLSLTAITISCNASSTKAEASVAGALSGKSVHDFTLKDIDGKDVSLAQYKGNIIVIVNTASQCGLVGQFAELEAFYKKYKDKGVVVLGFPENNFMGQEPLDNAEIKAFCSKNYGVTFPIFSKISVKGKDMAPLYKFLTDKNENGVLDAPIKWNYQKFIIDRNGSIVASVAPRTSVNDPEFMQYIEDLLK, encoded by the coding sequence ATGAAATACAAATTAATTAAATTAAGTGCTGTCGTGCTCTCGCTTACAGCCATTACGATTAGTTGTAATGCCAGCAGCACAAAAGCCGAAGCCAGCGTTGCAGGTGCTTTGTCCGGTAAATCCGTTCATGATTTTACGCTTAAAGATATTGACGGAAAAGACGTTTCATTGGCTCAGTACAAAGGTAATATCATAGTGATTGTAAATACCGCCAGTCAATGCGGCCTGGTGGGGCAGTTTGCCGAACTGGAGGCTTTTTACAAGAAATACAAAGATAAAGGCGTAGTGGTATTGGGTTTTCCTGAAAACAATTTTATGGGACAGGAACCGTTAGATAATGCGGAAATAAAAGCGTTCTGTTCTAAAAATTACGGAGTGACCTTTCCTATTTTTTCCAAAATATCCGTAAAAGGGAAAGACATGGCACCCCTATACAAATTTCTGACCGACAAAAATGAAAATGGCGTGTTGGACGCACCCATTAAATGGAATTACCAGAAATTCATCATCGATAGAAATGGTTCTATCGTTGCCTCTGTGGCACCTAGAACGTCTGTGAATGATCCTGAATTTATGCAGTACATAGAAGACTTATTAAAATAA
- a CDS encoding response regulator transcription factor: MEYISSDKQFMDSKNTETRKYHILIVDKDKASIEQTIKSFKTDNYKFTEVTKTKDLVSVIKKEKPDLVILEVDLNEADGIEICWDIRADANLAKLPIVFFSNRSDDFTQITAFESGSDEFISKTSRSRLFSHRIKALLRRSYDKEETPKEIKKYGNLEIDEEQVMIYKKGEPLKLSKKEFQLVVLLTSRPGKVFKRNYILLKVWGDDIIVGDRNIDTHIKKIRKKVGKQHIETVRGVGYKFIP, encoded by the coding sequence ATGGAATACATTAGTAGTGACAAACAATTTATGGATTCAAAGAACACGGAAACCAGAAAATACCATATCCTTATTGTCGATAAGGATAAAGCCAGTATAGAGCAGACGATTAAATCTTTCAAGACAGACAATTATAAATTCACGGAGGTAACCAAAACCAAGGATTTGGTGAGTGTCATCAAGAAAGAAAAGCCTGACCTGGTTATTCTGGAAGTTGACCTGAATGAAGCGGACGGCATAGAAATCTGCTGGGATATCCGTGCAGATGCCAATTTGGCCAAACTGCCTATTGTATTCTTTTCCAACCGTTCGGATGACTTTACTCAAATCACCGCTTTTGAATCCGGTTCGGATGAGTTTATTTCCAAAACTTCCCGCTCCAGGCTGTTTTCACACCGAATCAAAGCATTGCTGCGACGCAGCTATGACAAGGAAGAAACCCCGAAAGAAATCAAAAAATACGGTAACCTGGAGATTGATGAAGAACAAGTGATGATTTACAAAAAAGGAGAACCGCTGAAACTATCCAAAAAAGAGTTTCAGCTGGTGGTACTCCTCACCTCCCGCCCGGGAAAAGTGTTCAAACGCAACTACATCCTGCTAAAAGTATGGGGGGATGATATCATCGTCGGTGACCGGAACATTGACACACATATAAAAAAAATTCGGAAAAAAGTTGGTAAACAACACATTGAAACCGTGCGTGGTGTCGGCTATAAGTTCATTCCTTAA
- a CDS encoding SDR family oxidoreductase, giving the protein MSQLQNNLVIITGAGSGIGRALTLQAASEGAKVIACDVNESSLDETLELAQGKPEKYMLDVADSAQIERFAVDIIQKHPDDEIILINNAGVGLTSGTFTETPLEDFEWLMNINLWGVVRMTKAFLPHLLQQNKGHIVNISSVFGLAGMPTNSAYCTAKFGVKGFTDVLKAELMQTNVKVSSVHPGGIKTNIARNSRISATQDVKEAKALMAKFEKEALKMPPEKAAAVIIKGIRKDEPRILIGNDAKALDWIVRMFPNTYHKVIAKVFKV; this is encoded by the coding sequence ATGAGCCAGCTACAAAACAACCTTGTTATCATTACCGGTGCAGGATCCGGCATCGGGCGGGCACTGACACTGCAGGCCGCCTCGGAAGGGGCAAAGGTAATTGCCTGTGATGTAAACGAGAGCAGCCTCGACGAAACACTGGAACTTGCTCAGGGTAAACCAGAAAAATACATGCTGGATGTCGCCGATTCGGCCCAAATAGAGCGGTTTGCTGTGGATATTATCCAAAAACACCCCGATGATGAAATCATTTTAATCAACAATGCGGGTGTTGGATTGACATCCGGAACGTTTACAGAAACTCCTCTGGAAGATTTTGAATGGTTGATGAACATCAACCTCTGGGGAGTGGTGCGGATGACAAAGGCCTTTCTGCCACATCTGTTGCAGCAAAATAAAGGGCATATCGTCAATATCTCCAGCGTATTCGGGTTGGCAGGCATGCCGACCAACTCCGCCTATTGTACCGCAAAATTCGGCGTAAAAGGATTTACGGACGTGCTGAAAGCGGAATTAATGCAAACGAATGTGAAAGTCAGCTCTGTACATCCGGGTGGCATTAAAACCAATATTGCCCGCAATTCCAGGATATCAGCGACACAGGATGTGAAGGAGGCAAAAGCGCTTATGGCAAAATTTGAAAAAGAAGCACTGAAAATGCCTCCCGAGAAAGCGGCAGCTGTAATAATAAAAGGTATCCGGAAAGATGAACCCCGCATATTAATAGGAAATGACGCCAAAGCGCTGGACTGGATTGTTCGTATGTTCCCCAACACCTATCATAAAGTGATAGCGAAAGTGTTTAAGGTCTGA
- the katG gene encoding catalase/peroxidase HPI, which yields MENSKDMTNPTGESKCPFSGGTLKHSAGSGTRNRDWWPNQLKLNILRQHSTLSNPMGERFNYAEEFRKLNLKAVKKDIFDLMTTSQDWWPADYGHYGPFFIRMAWHSAGTYRISDGRGGAGSGTQRFAPLNSWPDNANLDKARLLLWPVKQKYGKKISWADLMILAGNCALESMGFKTFGFGGGREDVWEPEEDIYWGSEDKWLDDKRYTGDRELENPLAAVQMGLIYVNPEGPNGNPDPLLAARDIRETFGRMAMNDEETVALIAGGHTFGKTHGAADPGKYVGPEPAAADIEEQSLGWKNTLGSGNGVNTITSGLEGAWTTTPTKWSNNFFWNLFGYEWELTKSPAGAHQWKPKHGMGEATVPDAHDPSRRHTPIMLTTDLALRFDPAYEIISRRFLDNPDQFADAFARAWYKLTHRDMGPIARYLGPEVPAKALIWQDPIPAVSHPLIDEKDIMVLKAKIMDSGLSVSQLVSTAWASASTFRGSDKRGGANGARIRLAPQKDWEVNNPAQLANVLRALEGIQTEFNTGSKIVSLADLIVLAGSAGIEKAAKNAGFDVTVPFIPGRADAAAEETDVDSFAVLEPAADGFRNYYKPKHTASAEEMLVDKAQLLSLTAPEMTALVGGMRVLNANFDNSRIGIFTESPEALTNDFFLKLLDTGTTWKASPGTQGVFEGRDRKTGELKWTGTRVDLIFGSNSELRALAEVYACEDSKDKFVHDFVAAWTKVMNLDRFDFKR from the coding sequence ATGGAAAACAGTAAAGATATGACCAACCCAACCGGTGAGTCCAAATGCCCGTTTTCGGGAGGAACGCTAAAACATAGTGCCGGCAGTGGCACGAGAAACCGTGACTGGTGGCCCAATCAATTAAAATTAAACATCCTCCGCCAACACTCTACCTTGTCCAATCCGATGGGTGAGCGGTTCAACTATGCAGAGGAATTCAGGAAACTTAACCTGAAGGCTGTGAAGAAAGATATCTTTGACCTGATGACCACGTCGCAAGATTGGTGGCCGGCCGATTATGGCCACTATGGGCCGTTCTTCATCAGGATGGCTTGGCACAGCGCAGGTACTTACCGTATCTCGGACGGCCGCGGTGGTGCGGGTTCCGGTACACAGCGGTTTGCACCACTCAACAGCTGGCCTGATAACGCAAACCTCGACAAGGCACGCCTGCTGTTGTGGCCCGTTAAACAAAAATACGGCAAAAAGATTTCTTGGGCTGACCTGATGATTCTAGCCGGCAATTGCGCCCTAGAATCGATGGGTTTTAAAACCTTCGGTTTCGGTGGCGGAAGGGAGGATGTTTGGGAACCTGAGGAAGATATCTACTGGGGTTCAGAAGACAAGTGGCTGGATGATAAACGCTATACCGGCGACCGTGAACTGGAAAATCCTTTAGCTGCCGTTCAGATGGGGTTGATTTATGTGAATCCGGAAGGTCCAAATGGAAATCCGGATCCGCTCCTGGCAGCCCGTGATATTCGGGAGACTTTTGGACGTATGGCGATGAATGACGAAGAAACGGTCGCGTTGATTGCCGGCGGTCATACGTTTGGCAAGACACACGGAGCCGCCGATCCGGGCAAATATGTAGGACCTGAGCCTGCTGCTGCGGACATCGAAGAGCAGAGCCTCGGCTGGAAAAATACCCTCGGCAGCGGGAATGGGGTCAATACCATTACAAGTGGCCTGGAAGGAGCCTGGACGACCACCCCGACGAAGTGGAGCAATAACTTTTTCTGGAACCTGTTCGGCTATGAATGGGAGCTGACTAAAAGCCCGGCCGGTGCGCACCAGTGGAAGCCGAAGCATGGCATGGGAGAAGCTACAGTGCCCGATGCACATGACCCTTCCAGACGCCATACACCCATTATGCTGACGACCGATCTCGCCTTGCGATTCGATCCGGCTTATGAGATAATATCGAGACGCTTTTTGGACAACCCTGACCAGTTTGCAGATGCCTTCGCACGAGCCTGGTATAAGCTGACACACCGCGATATGGGACCCATTGCACGTTATCTTGGCCCGGAAGTGCCTGCAAAAGCGCTGATATGGCAAGACCCCATACCGGCTGTCTCACATCCGCTCATTGACGAAAAGGACATCATGGTGCTAAAGGCAAAAATAATGGACTCGGGATTATCTGTTTCACAACTCGTATCAACGGCATGGGCATCCGCATCCACGTTCCGTGGTTCTGATAAGAGAGGTGGTGCCAACGGTGCCCGTATTCGCCTGGCACCACAAAAGGATTGGGAAGTCAACAATCCAGCTCAACTGGCGAATGTGTTGAGGGCGCTGGAGGGTATTCAAACTGAATTCAACACGGGTAGTAAAATCGTTTCACTTGCCGATTTGATTGTCCTGGCAGGATCTGCAGGCATTGAGAAGGCGGCTAAAAATGCCGGTTTTGATGTAACCGTTCCATTTATACCGGGCCGGGCCGATGCTGCTGCTGAAGAAACGGATGTAGACTCATTTGCTGTTCTGGAGCCGGCTGCTGACGGGTTCCGTAACTACTATAAACCCAAACATACCGCATCGGCAGAGGAAATGCTGGTGGATAAAGCACAGCTATTGTCGCTGACTGCGCCGGAGATGACGGCTTTGGTGGGAGGGATGCGTGTGCTGAACGCTAACTTCGACAACTCCAGAATCGGCATATTCACTGAGAGTCCGGAGGCACTCACCAACGACTTCTTTTTAAAACTGCTCGATACAGGCACTACCTGGAAGGCATCGCCGGGCACTCAGGGGGTGTTTGAGGGCAGAGACCGTAAAACAGGCGAATTAAAATGGACAGGTACCCGTGTCGATCTTATCTTTGGTTCGAATTCAGAACTTCGTGCTCTTGCAGAAGTGTATGCCTGTGAGGACTCAAAAGATAAATTTGTACACGACTTTGTCGCGGCATGGACCAAGGTGATGAACCTTGACCGTTTTGACTTTAAAAGGTGA
- a CDS encoding PhnA domain-containing protein, with product MSVESELRARSNNQCELCASTHNLSVYDIPPHPQQRIGDSLLVCETCSNQLNRKEPMDSAHWKCLLDSMWSEVPAVQVVAWRMLNRLRHESWAVDAIDMLYFDDTTMAWAKSTGDHENSSEVELHKDCNGNILQNGDSVILTKSLDVKGSNLNARLGTVVKNIRLVHDNTEQIEGKIEGQTIVILTKYLRKV from the coding sequence ATGAGTGTAGAATCAGAACTAAGAGCGCGCAGCAATAACCAATGTGAATTATGCGCATCCACCCATAATTTAAGCGTTTACGATATCCCTCCCCATCCGCAGCAGCGCATCGGCGACAGCCTGCTGGTATGCGAGACGTGCAGCAACCAGCTCAACCGGAAAGAACCGATGGACAGCGCGCACTGGAAATGCCTTTTAGACAGCATGTGGAGCGAAGTGCCGGCTGTACAGGTCGTTGCGTGGCGGATGCTCAACCGTTTACGCCATGAAAGCTGGGCTGTAGATGCCATAGACATGCTATACTTTGACGATACCACTATGGCATGGGCAAAATCTACCGGCGACCATGAAAACTCATCCGAAGTGGAATTGCATAAAGATTGCAATGGCAATATCCTGCAAAACGGGGACTCGGTGATACTCACCAAATCGCTGGATGTGAAAGGCTCCAACCTGAATGCCCGTTTAGGTACAGTCGTCAAGAATATCCGGCTGGTGCACGACAACACGGAACAAATTGAGGGCAAAATCGAGGGACAGACGATTGTTATCCTGACCAAATATTTAAGAAAAGTATAG
- a CDS encoding DUF4242 domain-containing protein — MPTYVIEREIPGAGNLSPEQLKAISQTSCGVLRSMGSEIQWVHSYVTANKIYCIYNAPNEEMVREHARQGGFPANAVNAVSTVIDPGTAE, encoded by the coding sequence ATGCCAACCTATGTAATCGAAAGAGAAATACCCGGAGCGGGAAATCTGTCACCTGAACAACTGAAAGCCATTTCACAAACCTCCTGCGGAGTATTAAGGAGTATGGGTTCTGAAATCCAGTGGGTACACAGCTATGTTACTGCCAATAAAATTTACTGCATTTACAATGCGCCCAACGAAGAAATGGTGAGGGAACATGCCCGGCAAGGCGGCTTTCCGGCCAATGCGGTCAATGCTGTCAGTACCGTTATTGACCCAGGTACTGCTGAATAG
- a CDS encoding DUF2132 domain-containing protein: MPERQTNNPLHGITLEMMLRYLLAYYSWEGLYDQVPVNCFKINPSIKSSLTFLRKTPWARQRLETIFIYITRDGIKEEWFDYKE, translated from the coding sequence ATGCCGGAAAGACAAACCAATAACCCTCTGCACGGCATCACGTTGGAAATGATGCTTCGTTACCTGCTGGCCTATTACAGCTGGGAAGGTTTGTATGACCAAGTGCCGGTAAATTGTTTTAAAATCAATCCTTCCATCAAGTCAAGCCTGACTTTTTTGCGCAAAACACCCTGGGCGCGGCAACGGCTGGAAACCATATTCATCTACATTACACGCGATGGGATAAAAGAAGAATGGTTTGATTATAAAGAATAG
- a CDS encoding alpha/beta fold hydrolase, whose translation MSGKPKLNIFQLLIITILLTSCSFNKLFLQPAKIPASTTQLRLKTSSDSTVVLFSGEAHQPLFLKNGTDTITFDFSIESVNYKSAHGNILNGWLLKPKNTTATTTLLHLHGNGGCLLSQYKAISPLAEKGFQVFMFDYSGFGFSQGKSTRKNVLIDALSTLDYLKTRPDINTTTLLLYGQSLGGHLSAVVAAQRPDAISGLIIEGAFSSHKDIGGHMVPVLGKIFVKQGYSAVKSIKDFHKPVLVIHSTEDEMIPFYMGKKIFDHANEPKEFYEVKKCHICAPQFYAAEIAEKIKKMLIAK comes from the coding sequence ATGTCTGGCAAACCAAAACTGAATATTTTCCAATTACTGATCATAACCATTCTGCTCACATCCTGCAGTTTTAATAAACTGTTTCTGCAGCCTGCCAAGATACCTGCCTCTACAACTCAACTCAGACTAAAAACGTCCAGCGACTCCACTGTGGTTTTATTTTCAGGGGAGGCTCATCAGCCGTTGTTCCTAAAAAACGGGACGGATACCATTACTTTTGATTTCTCCATAGAAAGCGTAAACTACAAAAGTGCCCACGGCAATATACTGAACGGGTGGCTCTTAAAACCCAAGAACACTACCGCCACCACTACCCTGCTCCACCTGCACGGCAACGGAGGCTGTCTGCTCAGTCAATACAAGGCCATTTCCCCGCTTGCAGAAAAAGGGTTTCAGGTATTTATGTTCGACTACAGCGGCTTCGGATTCTCTCAGGGAAAATCCACCCGGAAAAATGTGCTCATCGATGCGCTTTCCACACTCGATTATCTAAAAACAAGGCCGGATATCAACACCACAACACTGCTGTTGTACGGACAGTCACTCGGCGGACACCTGTCGGCTGTGGTGGCAGCTCAGCGACCGGATGCAATCAGCGGACTCATCATAGAAGGTGCTTTTTCTTCCCATAAAGACATCGGCGGGCACATGGTTCCGGTACTGGGGAAAATATTCGTCAAACAGGGGTACAGCGCCGTCAAATCCATCAAAGATTTTCATAAACCGGTTTTGGTCATACACAGCACGGAGGACGAAATGATTCCATTTTACATGGGTAAAAAGATATTTGACCATGCCAATGAGCCTAAAGAATTTTACGAAGTAAAAAAATGCCATATCTGCGCTCCGCAATTTTATGCAGCTGAAATCGCGGAAAAAATAAAAAAAATGCTGATTGCAAAATGA
- a CDS encoding zinc ribbon domain-containing protein: MNPLTFLFPFLKKINDGFFIKKSTSSIVSVIGWIILIISSIGSLIFLIKGLDTDNITIGLVISIILASALFFILGIFIFQIHAYHSAEIKQLPKSPFTVTPIISILLKLTGEIIALYIFLIGVVSFVALLFIGNTYILNGFLGELGGLSRELSGYLGGPVMVACGLLFISFLSALFMLMIFYYFSEKVLVSTDIATNIRRMLNNSEQITNIEIIEATDNTKVPTPRTCPSCKEIINPNDIFCENCGNKLK, translated from the coding sequence ATGAATCCCCTGACATTCCTGTTTCCATTCCTAAAAAAGATAAATGACGGTTTTTTTATAAAAAAATCAACATCAAGTATAGTATCGGTTATTGGTTGGATTATATTGATCATTAGTTCAATCGGATCACTTATTTTTCTGATCAAGGGATTAGATACAGATAATATTACTATCGGGTTAGTAATAAGTATCATTTTAGCTTCTGCTCTTTTCTTTATCCTGGGGATATTTATTTTTCAAATCCATGCATATCATTCTGCAGAAATAAAACAATTACCGAAATCTCCTTTTACCGTAACGCCCATTATTTCAATTCTGCTCAAACTAACCGGAGAAATAATAGCACTGTATATTTTTTTAATTGGAGTCGTTTCTTTTGTAGCCTTATTGTTCATTGGCAACACATATATTCTCAATGGTTTTCTTGGAGAGTTGGGTGGATTATCCAGAGAATTAAGCGGTTATCTTGGAGGCCCCGTTATGGTTGCCTGCGGCTTACTATTCATTTCATTTTTATCCGCTTTATTTATGTTAATGATTTTTTACTATTTCTCTGAAAAAGTGCTGGTCTCAACAGATATTGCTACAAACATCCGAAGAATGCTGAATAATAGCGAACAAATAACAAATATTGAAATAATCGAGGCAACAGATAACACTAAAGTACCCACTCCAAGAACCTGCCCATCCTGTAAAGAAATAATAAATCCAAACGATATTTTTTGTGAAAATTGCGGAAATAAATTAAAGTAA